CGGCGGCCGGGCCCGGGTCCGGGTGCCGGCAGCAGGGGCGCCTCGTCGTGGAGGTGGGGACGATCGTGGTCATGACGCAAAGAGACGCACCTCCCAGGTGGCGTGGTCCTCGGCGGCCAGCTCCAGCAGCGGCGCCGCGGGGGCGGGGATGTCGCCGTGCCGGGCGGCCTCGGTGGCCGCGGCGGCGACGGCGTCGACCTCCGGGGCCAGCTCGCCCAGCAGGGCGTGGACGCCGATGGGGTCGAGCGACTGGAGCCGGACCGCGGCGCTGGCGGCCCCGGTGACGCTGCCGTGGGCGGCGGCGAGGGCAGCGGCGTCGGGCGTGAGGCCGCCGGCCCGGGCCGCGAGCCCGAGGACGACCGGTTGGTGGGGCCGGAGCGGCAGGTCGTCGTAGAGCCGCGACGGCCACACGCTCCGGGCGGCCCGCAGCAGCTGGCGGCCCTGCCGTCGTGACGCTTCCCGCGCCGCCGGCGACGGCATCCGGGCGTCGGCCGCCCGGTCGAGGTCGTCGAGAGCGGCAGTGAACACCGAGGCAGCGATGGCGGCCGCGGTCAGGCCGGCGGTGTGAAGGCGACCGCGGAGGAACGCGCCCAGGTCGTCCAGCGTGCGGACCAACCCCAGGCCCGCCACCGGCTCGAACCCGCCCGAGTGGGCATGGCCGCCGCTCGGGAGGCGTCCGTCGGCGAGGAGCAGCAGGGTGGCGGACATCAGAAGAGGAAGTAGCGCTGGGCCATCGGGAGCTCGGTGGCCGGGGCGGGCTCGACGAGGTCGCCGTCGATGGTGACGGCGAACGTGTGGGGGTCGACCCGGATGTCGGGGAGGGCGTCGTTGTTGGGCAGGTCGGCCTTGGTGACCGACCGGCAGTCGCGCACCGGTACCAGCGGGCGGTCGACGGCCAGCCGGTCGGCCAACCCGTCCTCCAGTGCCGCCGGGGCCACGAAGGCCAGCGACGTCGCCGCCGGCGCCCGGCCGAACGCCCCGAACATCGGGCGGGGCAGCACGGGCTGGGGGGTCGGGATCGAGGCGTTGGCGTCGCCCATCGCGGCGAAGGCGATCATCCCGCCCTTCAGTACGACGTCGGGCCGCACGCCGAAGAACGCCGGCGACCACAGCACCAGGTCGGCCAGCTTCCCCACCTCCACCGACCCGACCTCGCCGTCGAGCCCGTGGGCCACGGCGGGGGCGATCGTGTACTTGGCCACGTAGCGGCGGGCCCGGGCGTTGTCGGCGGCCCCGTCGCCCGGCAAAGCACCCCGCCGGGCCTTCATGACGTGGGCGGTCTGCCACGTGCGCAGCACCACCTCCCCCACCCGCCCCATGGCCTGGGAGTCGGAGCCGATCATCGAGATGGCGCCCAGGTCGTGGAGGACGTCCTCGGCGGCGATGGTCGACGGGCGGATACGGCTCTCGGCGAACGCCAGGTCCTCCGGGATCGCCGGGTTGAGGTGGTGGCAGACCATGAGCATGTCGAGGTGCTCCTCGACGGTGTTCACCGTGTGGGGCCGGGTCGGGTTGGTGGACGACGGCAGCACGTGGGGCTGCCCGGCGACCGTCATGATGTCGGGGGCGTGGCCGCCGCCCGCACCCTCGGTGTGGTAGGCGTGGATGCCCCGACCGGCGATGGCGGCCAGGGTGTCGGCCACGTAGCCGGCCTCGTTGAGGGTGTCGGTGTGGATGGCCGCCTGTACGCCCGACTCCTCGCACACCCGCAGGCAGGCGTCGATGGCGGCGGGGGTGGTGCCCCAGTCCTCGTGGAGCTTGAAGCCCGACGCCCCGGCCCGCAGCTGCTCCCACAGGGCGTCGGCCGAGACCGTGTTGCCTT
The nucleotide sequence above comes from Acidimicrobiales bacterium. Encoded proteins:
- a CDS encoding urease subunit alpha, whose product is MSELTRERYALLYGPTVGDRVRLADTNLLIEVEEDHCAGGDEAVFGGGKVIRESMGQSLATRADGAPDTVVTGALILDHWGIVKADVGIRDGRIAGIGKAGNPDTMPGVDPALVIGPSTEIVSGNGKILTAGAIDCHVHLICPEILTEALGAGITTIIGGGTGPAEGTKATTVTPGAWHLARMLEALDPWPVNVALLGKGNTVSADALWEQLRAGASGFKLHEDWGTTPAAIDACLRVCEESGVQAAIHTDTLNEAGYVADTLAAIAGRGIHAYHTEGAGGGHAPDIMTVAGQPHVLPSSTNPTRPHTVNTVEEHLDMLMVCHHLNPAIPEDLAFAESRIRPSTIAAEDVLHDLGAISMIGSDSQAMGRVGEVVLRTWQTAHVMKARRGALPGDGAADNARARRYVAKYTIAPAVAHGLDGEVGSVEVGKLADLVLWSPAFFGVRPDVVLKGGMIAFAAMGDANASIPTPQPVLPRPMFGAFGRAPAATSLAFVAPAALEDGLADRLAVDRPLVPVRDCRSVTKADLPNNDALPDIRVDPHTFAVTIDGDLVEPAPATELPMAQRYFLF
- a CDS encoding urease accessory UreF family protein yields the protein MSATLLLLADGRLPSGGHAHSGGFEPVAGLGLVRTLDDLGAFLRGRLHTAGLTAAAIAASVFTAALDDLDRAADARMPSPAAREASRRQGRQLLRAARSVWPSRLYDDLPLRPHQPVVLGLAARAGGLTPDAAALAAAHGSVTGAASAAVRLQSLDPIGVHALLGELAPEVDAVAAAATEAARHGDIPAPAAPLLELAAEDHATWEVRLFAS